The sequence TGGTAGCATTGAAAATCATGTCCACGATTAATGTGCTTCAATGTTTTATCATGAGCCGTTTGTAAACCGAGCTCCAACCATACTTCATAGCCTTGATCATGATAACCTTGCAATAAATCCAACACACTAATGGGGACACAATCTGGTCGAGTTCCTACACACAACCCGACCATATCTGCTTGTAACAACGCGGTTTCATATAACGTGCGTAAATATTCTACTTCGGCATAAGTACTGGTATAGGCTTGAAAATAAGCAAGATAACGACGTGCGCGGTTAATATTTTTAGCTTGTAATGCCACTTGCTCTTCAATGGAGTGATATTGCGTTTGCTCATCAGCAAAAGAAGAGACATTACAGAAAGTACAGCCTCCCCGCCCCAATGTACCATCTCTATTTGGACAGTTGAAACCGCCATGAAGGGTGATTTTATGGATTTTTTCGTGATAACGGCGCTGAAGATCAGCGCCGAACATATTAACAACGGTATGCAGCTGCATAACACATTTTATTTACTGGTATCTAACTCTGGGAAATTTTTTACCACTTCATCAATCGCTTTAATTTGAGCTAAGAAAGGCTCTAATTTCGCAAGTGGTAATGCTGATGGGCCATCACAAAGTGCATTATCGGGATCTGGATGCGCTTCAAGGAATAATCCTGCAAGACCGACAGCCATACCTGCACGAGCTAATTCTGCAACTTGTGCACGACGTCCACCTGATGCAGCACCAAATGGGTCGCGGCATTGTAGTGAGTGCGTAACGTCAAAAATAACGGGTGCACCTTGAGAAGCTTGCATCATGACATGGAAGCCTAACATATCAACAACTAAGTTATCGTAACCAAAATTGCTGCCGCGATCGCATAGAATAACTTGATCGTTACCGCCTTCTTTAAATTTGTCGACAATATTTCCCATTTGTCCTGGGCTTACAAACTGCGGTTTTTTTACGTTGATCACAGCACCTGTTTTTGCCATTGCTTCAACAAGATCAGTTTGACGTGCTAAAAATGCAGGTAGCTGGATGACATCAACAACTTCTGATACAGGTTGGGCTTGCGCGGCTTCATGAACATCCGTAATAATTTTAACGCCAAAAGTCTCTTTTAACTCTTGGAAAATTTTCATCCCTTCTTCTAAACCTGGACCACGGTAAGAGTGGATTGAAGAACGGTTTGCTTTATCGAAAGAAGCTTTGAATACATAAGGAATATTCAGTTTTTG comes from Proteus vulgaris and encodes:
- a CDS encoding TIGR01212 family radical SAM protein (This family includes YhcC from E. coli K-12, an uncharacterized radical SAM protein.) — encoded protein: MQLHTVVNMFGADLQRRYHEKIHKITLHGGFNCPNRDGTLGRGGCTFCNVSSFADEQTQYHSIEEQVALQAKNINRARRYLAYFQAYTSTYAEVEYLRTLYETALLQADMVGLCVGTRPDCVPISVLDLLQGYHDQGYEVWLELGLQTAHDKTLKHINRGHDFQCYQATTREARRRGLKVCTHLIVGLPREDHQLNMQTLERVVATGTDGLKLHPLHIVEGSTIAKAWKAGRVNALTQEQYVYTAGEMIRHTPPEMIYHRVCASARKPTLLAPDWCENHWLGMNALYQDLLKKGVQGSGIGKAFIPY
- the kdsA gene encoding 3-deoxy-8-phosphooctulonate synthase, yielding MQHKVVNIGDIKVANNLPFVLFGGMNVLESRDLAMRICEHYVTVTQKLNIPYVFKASFDKANRSSIHSYRGPGLEEGMKIFQELKETFGVKIITDVHEAAQAQPVSEVVDVIQLPAFLARQTDLVEAMAKTGAVINVKKPQFVSPGQMGNIVDKFKEGGNDQVILCDRGSNFGYDNLVVDMLGFHVMMQASQGAPVIFDVTHSLQCRDPFGAASGGRRAQVAELARAGMAVGLAGLFLEAHPDPDNALCDGPSALPLAKLEPFLAQIKAIDEVVKNFPELDTSK